In one Winogradskyella sp. MH6 genomic region, the following are encoded:
- the lptC gene encoding LPS export ABC transporter periplasmic protein LptC, producing the protein MTVKISHIIKSLVTVFAVTLFFSCENDFDKVQKVGVLQNQPIGEAENIDLKYTEFIEDSVRLKANLMSPKMLDYSNRDFAFSEFPKGIVLKVYDKEGKKTTITSRYAIFYTDTDIIDLRGNVTITTHQNEKLVTDQLYYNEKLEWVFTNEPWVFNRTVGVSHGRGFDSDKDFKNFQMLEMGGDFELDN; encoded by the coding sequence ATGACAGTAAAAATTTCACATATTATAAAAAGCTTAGTCACAGTGTTTGCTGTGACTTTGTTTTTTTCTTGTGAAAATGATTTTGATAAGGTTCAAAAGGTTGGCGTGCTTCAAAACCAACCTATCGGTGAAGCAGAAAACATCGACTTAAAATATACAGAGTTCATCGAAGATTCGGTAAGGCTTAAGGCAAATCTTATGAGCCCAAAAATGCTCGATTATTCTAATAGAGATTTCGCATTCTCTGAGTTTCCAAAAGGTATTGTGCTAAAGGTGTATGATAAAGAAGGTAAAAAGACAACCATTACATCTCGCTATGCTATTTTTTACACAGATACCGATATTATAGATCTAAGGGGAAACGTCACCATTACAACCCATCAAAATGAAAAACTAGTAACAGACCAGTTATACTATAACGAAAAATTAGAATGGGTCTTTACCAATGAGCCTTGGGTGTTTAATAGAACAGTAGGTGTATCTCATGGTAGAGGTTTTGATTCTGATAAAGACTTCAAGAATTTTCAGATGTTAGAAATGGGTGGCGATTTTGAACTCGATAATTAA